In one window of Camelina sativa cultivar DH55 chromosome 15, Cs, whole genome shotgun sequence DNA:
- the LOC104746527 gene encoding zinc finger CCCH domain-containing protein 55-like isoform X2: MDPGDPTSILFTKIRTLEPDFASKIIGYLLLQDLGNRDLMRLALGPDTFLQSVCLKAKSALGLSSSSNGSSSSSASSPLNPISRPINIHRHSLSQSSSGNGFMEFSRNPLSPSYTTPGSLGSNPNMISSPFQASSSLFASDGVGAVAAAAAGDSTGNGDLLDEHQLGNYLSFLNESSSKNKDESVDPFGFSSDNGGDAHLHKRSFSASDACFGSEEPGFGGGGYNRFQHGGLGDDFDSSPGGFGSPDYVTRQQEEMMRMKMAQRQRMAAAQYLAASGSPMSYEKGLSLLLHQRNAHRSGAGQFGEEGYWYGSPGRHERDEFMGMGDKSNSASKQIYLTFPADSSFTDEDVSNYFGNFGPVQDVRIPYQQKRMFGFVTFVHSETVRIILARGNPHFICDSRVLVKPYKEKGRILEKRQQQQMLQQMERGNYSPGSSPSGMDSRDLFDCHLAPRMFSNTQEMMRRKAEQAADLQQAIEYQRKRFLNLQLPDMDSESFLHHQRGLVIGSPVHFAPRGNQSLLFRSENTSDDVIEGNGDSGHFQSEANRAFLSNTDHNISQERGYNNHLNNGQETSLENALPDSFFASPSKTSESHDPEFEKENCATLSVTTENKAASSLQSA; the protein is encoded by the exons ATGGATCCGGGAGATCCTACTTCGATACTTTTCACAAAGATCAGAACTTTAGAACCCGATTTCGCATCCAAAATCATTGGTTACTTGCTTTTACAAGACTTGGGTAATAGAGATTTGATGCGTTTGGCTCTTGGACCCGACACTTTCCTACAGTCCGTTTGTCTCAAAGCTAAATCTGCTTTaggtctttcttcttcttctaatggatcttcctcttcctctgcttcGTCCCCATTGAACCCTATCTCCAGACCCATTAACATCCACCGTCACTCCTTGTCTCAGTCTTCATCAGGGAATGGGTTTATGGAGTTTTCTAGAAaccctctttctccttcttacACCACCCCTGGTTCTCTCGGAAGTAACCCTAACATGATTTCGAGTCCTTTCCAAGCAAGTTCGTCTCTTTTTGCTTCAGATGGTGTTggtgctgttgctgctgctgctgctggtgaCTCTACTGGAAACGGCGATTTACTCGATGAGCATCAACTAGGGAACTACTTGTCGTTCCTCAACGAGTCTTCTTCCAAGAACAAGGACGAATCTGTGGATCCGTTTGGTTTCTCGTCTGATAATGGTGGAGATGCGCATTTGCATAAGAGGAGTTTCTCAGCCAGTGATGCTTGTTTCGGCTCAGAGGAGCCCGGATTTGGCGGCGGCGGTTACAACAGGTTCCAACACGGTGGTTTGGGTGATGATTTTGATTCCTCCCCTGGTGGTTTTGGCTCGCCGGATTACGTTACTAGACAGCAAGaggagatgatgaggatgaagatggcTCAGAGGCAGCGAATGGCCGCTGCTCAGTACTTGGCGGCTTCTGGTTCTCCAATGTCGTATGAAAAAGGTCTCAGTTTGCTCTTGCATCAGCGTAATGCGCACAG ATCAGGAGCAGGACAATTTGGGGAAGAGGGTTACTGGTATGGTAGTCCAGGCCGGCATGAAAGGGATGAGTTTATGGGAATGGGAGATAAATCTAACTCTGCATCTAAACAGATTTACTTGACATTTCCAGCTGACAGCTCCTTCACTGATGAAGATGTCTCCAATTATTTTGG caATTTTGGACCAGTGCAAGATGTTAGGATCCCCTACCAGCAGAAACGAATGTTTGGGTTTGTCACTTTTGTCCACTCTGAAACTGTGAGAATCATATTGGCCAGAGGAAATCCTCATTTCATCTGTGACTCACGTGTGCTTGTTAAACCATACAAGGAGAAGGGAAGAATCCTTGAAAA AAGGCAGCAGCAACAAATGCTGCAGCAGATGGAGAGAGGAAACTATTCTCCTGGTTCAAGTCCATCTGGAATGGATTCCAGGGATCTCTTTGATTGTCACCTCG CACCAAGGATGTTTTCTAACACACAGGAGATGATGAGGAGAAAAGCTGAGCAGGCAGCTGACCTGCAACAAGCAATAGAATACCAGAGGAAAAGATTTCTGAATCTGCAGTTGCCCGACATGGACAGTGAATCGTTTCTCCATCACCAGCGTGGTCTTGTTATTGGCTCACCCGTTCATTTTGCCCCTCGTGGCAATCAAAGCTTGCTATTTCGATCAGAAAACACCAGTGATGATGTCATCGAAG GTAATGGTGATTCAGGACATTTTCAGTCTGAAGCAAATCGAGCGTTTCTGAGTAATACTGATCATAACATCAGCCAAGAACGTGGTTACAATAACCATCTCAACAACGG GCAAGAGACAAGTCTGGAGAACGCTCTGCCTGATAGCTTCTTTGCTTCCCCATCGAAGACCAGTGAAAGCCATGACCCCGAGTTTGAGAAAGAGAATTGTGCTACTCTCTCTGTTACTACAGAAAATAAGGCAGCCTCGTCACTTCAATCAGCCTAG
- the LOC104746527 gene encoding zinc finger CCCH domain-containing protein 55-like isoform X1, with product MDPGDPTSILFTKIRTLEPDFASKIIGYLLLQDLGNRDLMRLALGPDTFLQSVCLKAKSALGLSSSSNGSSSSSASSPLNPISRPINIHRHSLSQSSSGNGFMEFSRNPLSPSYTTPGSLGSNPNMISSPFQASSSLFASDGVGAVAAAAAGDSTGNGDLLDEHQLGNYLSFLNESSSKNKDESVDPFGFSSDNGGDAHLHKRSFSASDACFGSEEPGFGGGGYNRFQHGGLGDDFDSSPGGFGSPDYVTRQQEEMMRMKMAQRQRMAAAQYLAASGSPMSYEKGLSLLLHQRNAHRSGAGQFGEEGYWYGSPGRHERDEFMGMGDKSNSASKQIYLTFPADSSFTDEDVSNYFGNFGPVQDVRIPYQQKRMFGFVTFVHSETVRIILARGNPHFICDSRVLVKPYKEKGRILENRRQQQQMLQQMERGNYSPGSSPSGMDSRDLFDCHLAPRMFSNTQEMMRRKAEQAADLQQAIEYQRKRFLNLQLPDMDSESFLHHQRGLVIGSPVHFAPRGNQSLLFRSENTSDDVIEGNGDSGHFQSEANRAFLSNTDHNISQERGYNNHLNNGQETSLENALPDSFFASPSKTSESHDPEFEKENCATLSVTTENKAASSLQSA from the exons ATGGATCCGGGAGATCCTACTTCGATACTTTTCACAAAGATCAGAACTTTAGAACCCGATTTCGCATCCAAAATCATTGGTTACTTGCTTTTACAAGACTTGGGTAATAGAGATTTGATGCGTTTGGCTCTTGGACCCGACACTTTCCTACAGTCCGTTTGTCTCAAAGCTAAATCTGCTTTaggtctttcttcttcttctaatggatcttcctcttcctctgcttcGTCCCCATTGAACCCTATCTCCAGACCCATTAACATCCACCGTCACTCCTTGTCTCAGTCTTCATCAGGGAATGGGTTTATGGAGTTTTCTAGAAaccctctttctccttcttacACCACCCCTGGTTCTCTCGGAAGTAACCCTAACATGATTTCGAGTCCTTTCCAAGCAAGTTCGTCTCTTTTTGCTTCAGATGGTGTTggtgctgttgctgctgctgctgctggtgaCTCTACTGGAAACGGCGATTTACTCGATGAGCATCAACTAGGGAACTACTTGTCGTTCCTCAACGAGTCTTCTTCCAAGAACAAGGACGAATCTGTGGATCCGTTTGGTTTCTCGTCTGATAATGGTGGAGATGCGCATTTGCATAAGAGGAGTTTCTCAGCCAGTGATGCTTGTTTCGGCTCAGAGGAGCCCGGATTTGGCGGCGGCGGTTACAACAGGTTCCAACACGGTGGTTTGGGTGATGATTTTGATTCCTCCCCTGGTGGTTTTGGCTCGCCGGATTACGTTACTAGACAGCAAGaggagatgatgaggatgaagatggcTCAGAGGCAGCGAATGGCCGCTGCTCAGTACTTGGCGGCTTCTGGTTCTCCAATGTCGTATGAAAAAGGTCTCAGTTTGCTCTTGCATCAGCGTAATGCGCACAG ATCAGGAGCAGGACAATTTGGGGAAGAGGGTTACTGGTATGGTAGTCCAGGCCGGCATGAAAGGGATGAGTTTATGGGAATGGGAGATAAATCTAACTCTGCATCTAAACAGATTTACTTGACATTTCCAGCTGACAGCTCCTTCACTGATGAAGATGTCTCCAATTATTTTGG caATTTTGGACCAGTGCAAGATGTTAGGATCCCCTACCAGCAGAAACGAATGTTTGGGTTTGTCACTTTTGTCCACTCTGAAACTGTGAGAATCATATTGGCCAGAGGAAATCCTCATTTCATCTGTGACTCACGTGTGCTTGTTAAACCATACAAGGAGAAGGGAAGAATCCTTGAAAA CAGAAGGCAGCAGCAACAAATGCTGCAGCAGATGGAGAGAGGAAACTATTCTCCTGGTTCAAGTCCATCTGGAATGGATTCCAGGGATCTCTTTGATTGTCACCTCG CACCAAGGATGTTTTCTAACACACAGGAGATGATGAGGAGAAAAGCTGAGCAGGCAGCTGACCTGCAACAAGCAATAGAATACCAGAGGAAAAGATTTCTGAATCTGCAGTTGCCCGACATGGACAGTGAATCGTTTCTCCATCACCAGCGTGGTCTTGTTATTGGCTCACCCGTTCATTTTGCCCCTCGTGGCAATCAAAGCTTGCTATTTCGATCAGAAAACACCAGTGATGATGTCATCGAAG GTAATGGTGATTCAGGACATTTTCAGTCTGAAGCAAATCGAGCGTTTCTGAGTAATACTGATCATAACATCAGCCAAGAACGTGGTTACAATAACCATCTCAACAACGG GCAAGAGACAAGTCTGGAGAACGCTCTGCCTGATAGCTTCTTTGCTTCCCCATCGAAGACCAGTGAAAGCCATGACCCCGAGTTTGAGAAAGAGAATTGTGCTACTCTCTCTGTTACTACAGAAAATAAGGCAGCCTCGTCACTTCAATCAGCCTAG
- the LOC104746527 gene encoding zinc finger CCCH domain-containing protein 55-like isoform X4, whose product MDPGDPTSILFTKIRTLEPDFASKIIGYLLLQDLGNRDLMRLALGPDTFLQSVCLKAKSALGLSSSSNGSSSSSASSPLNPISRPINIHRHSLSQSSSGNGFMEFSRNPLSPSYTTPGSLGSNPNMISSPFQASSSLFASDGVGAVAAAAAGDSTGNGDLLDEHQLGNYLSFLNESSSKNKDESVDPFGFSSDNGGDAHLHKRSFSASDACFGSEEPGFGGGGYNRFQHGGLGDDFDSSPGGFGSPDYVTRQQEEMMRMKMAQRQRMAAAQYLAASGSPMSYEKGLSLLLHQRNAHRSGAGQFGEEGYWYGSPGRHERDEFMGMGDKSNSASKQIYLTFPADSSFTDEDVSNYFGNFGPVQDVRIPYQQKRMFGFVTFVHSETVRIILARGNPHFICDSRVLVKPYKEKGRILEKRQQQQMLQQMERGNYSPGSSPSGMDSRDLFDCHLAPRMFSNTQEMMRRKAEQAADLQQAIEYQRKRFLNLQLPDMDSESFLHHQRGLVIGSPVHFAPRGNQSLLFRSENTSDDVIEGHFQSEANRAFLSNTDHNISQERGYNNHLNNGQETSLENALPDSFFASPSKTSESHDPEFEKENCATLSVTTENKAASSLQSA is encoded by the exons ATGGATCCGGGAGATCCTACTTCGATACTTTTCACAAAGATCAGAACTTTAGAACCCGATTTCGCATCCAAAATCATTGGTTACTTGCTTTTACAAGACTTGGGTAATAGAGATTTGATGCGTTTGGCTCTTGGACCCGACACTTTCCTACAGTCCGTTTGTCTCAAAGCTAAATCTGCTTTaggtctttcttcttcttctaatggatcttcctcttcctctgcttcGTCCCCATTGAACCCTATCTCCAGACCCATTAACATCCACCGTCACTCCTTGTCTCAGTCTTCATCAGGGAATGGGTTTATGGAGTTTTCTAGAAaccctctttctccttcttacACCACCCCTGGTTCTCTCGGAAGTAACCCTAACATGATTTCGAGTCCTTTCCAAGCAAGTTCGTCTCTTTTTGCTTCAGATGGTGTTggtgctgttgctgctgctgctgctggtgaCTCTACTGGAAACGGCGATTTACTCGATGAGCATCAACTAGGGAACTACTTGTCGTTCCTCAACGAGTCTTCTTCCAAGAACAAGGACGAATCTGTGGATCCGTTTGGTTTCTCGTCTGATAATGGTGGAGATGCGCATTTGCATAAGAGGAGTTTCTCAGCCAGTGATGCTTGTTTCGGCTCAGAGGAGCCCGGATTTGGCGGCGGCGGTTACAACAGGTTCCAACACGGTGGTTTGGGTGATGATTTTGATTCCTCCCCTGGTGGTTTTGGCTCGCCGGATTACGTTACTAGACAGCAAGaggagatgatgaggatgaagatggcTCAGAGGCAGCGAATGGCCGCTGCTCAGTACTTGGCGGCTTCTGGTTCTCCAATGTCGTATGAAAAAGGTCTCAGTTTGCTCTTGCATCAGCGTAATGCGCACAG ATCAGGAGCAGGACAATTTGGGGAAGAGGGTTACTGGTATGGTAGTCCAGGCCGGCATGAAAGGGATGAGTTTATGGGAATGGGAGATAAATCTAACTCTGCATCTAAACAGATTTACTTGACATTTCCAGCTGACAGCTCCTTCACTGATGAAGATGTCTCCAATTATTTTGG caATTTTGGACCAGTGCAAGATGTTAGGATCCCCTACCAGCAGAAACGAATGTTTGGGTTTGTCACTTTTGTCCACTCTGAAACTGTGAGAATCATATTGGCCAGAGGAAATCCTCATTTCATCTGTGACTCACGTGTGCTTGTTAAACCATACAAGGAGAAGGGAAGAATCCTTGAAAA AAGGCAGCAGCAACAAATGCTGCAGCAGATGGAGAGAGGAAACTATTCTCCTGGTTCAAGTCCATCTGGAATGGATTCCAGGGATCTCTTTGATTGTCACCTCG CACCAAGGATGTTTTCTAACACACAGGAGATGATGAGGAGAAAAGCTGAGCAGGCAGCTGACCTGCAACAAGCAATAGAATACCAGAGGAAAAGATTTCTGAATCTGCAGTTGCCCGACATGGACAGTGAATCGTTTCTCCATCACCAGCGTGGTCTTGTTATTGGCTCACCCGTTCATTTTGCCCCTCGTGGCAATCAAAGCTTGCTATTTCGATCAGAAAACACCAGTGATGATGTCATCGAAG GACATTTTCAGTCTGAAGCAAATCGAGCGTTTCTGAGTAATACTGATCATAACATCAGCCAAGAACGTGGTTACAATAACCATCTCAACAACGG GCAAGAGACAAGTCTGGAGAACGCTCTGCCTGATAGCTTCTTTGCTTCCCCATCGAAGACCAGTGAAAGCCATGACCCCGAGTTTGAGAAAGAGAATTGTGCTACTCTCTCTGTTACTACAGAAAATAAGGCAGCCTCGTCACTTCAATCAGCCTAG
- the LOC104746527 gene encoding zinc finger CCCH domain-containing protein 55-like isoform X3, with translation MDPGDPTSILFTKIRTLEPDFASKIIGYLLLQDLGNRDLMRLALGPDTFLQSVCLKAKSALGLSSSSNGSSSSSASSPLNPISRPINIHRHSLSQSSSGNGFMEFSRNPLSPSYTTPGSLGSNPNMISSPFQASSSLFASDGVGAVAAAAAGDSTGNGDLLDEHQLGNYLSFLNESSSKNKDESVDPFGFSSDNGGDAHLHKRSFSASDACFGSEEPGFGGGGYNRFQHGGLGDDFDSSPGGFGSPDYVTRQQEEMMRMKMAQRQRMAAAQYLAASGSPMSYEKGLSLLLHQRNAHRSGAGQFGEEGYWYGSPGRHERDEFMGMGDKSNSASKQIYLTFPADSSFTDEDVSNYFGNFGPVQDVRIPYQQKRMFGFVTFVHSETVRIILARGNPHFICDSRVLVKPYKEKGRILENRRQQQQMLQQMERGNYSPGSSPSGMDSRDLFDCHLAPRMFSNTQEMMRRKAEQAADLQQAIEYQRKRFLNLQLPDMDSESFLHHQRGLVIGSPVHFAPRGNQSLLFRSENTSDDVIEGHFQSEANRAFLSNTDHNISQERGYNNHLNNGQETSLENALPDSFFASPSKTSESHDPEFEKENCATLSVTTENKAASSLQSA, from the exons ATGGATCCGGGAGATCCTACTTCGATACTTTTCACAAAGATCAGAACTTTAGAACCCGATTTCGCATCCAAAATCATTGGTTACTTGCTTTTACAAGACTTGGGTAATAGAGATTTGATGCGTTTGGCTCTTGGACCCGACACTTTCCTACAGTCCGTTTGTCTCAAAGCTAAATCTGCTTTaggtctttcttcttcttctaatggatcttcctcttcctctgcttcGTCCCCATTGAACCCTATCTCCAGACCCATTAACATCCACCGTCACTCCTTGTCTCAGTCTTCATCAGGGAATGGGTTTATGGAGTTTTCTAGAAaccctctttctccttcttacACCACCCCTGGTTCTCTCGGAAGTAACCCTAACATGATTTCGAGTCCTTTCCAAGCAAGTTCGTCTCTTTTTGCTTCAGATGGTGTTggtgctgttgctgctgctgctgctggtgaCTCTACTGGAAACGGCGATTTACTCGATGAGCATCAACTAGGGAACTACTTGTCGTTCCTCAACGAGTCTTCTTCCAAGAACAAGGACGAATCTGTGGATCCGTTTGGTTTCTCGTCTGATAATGGTGGAGATGCGCATTTGCATAAGAGGAGTTTCTCAGCCAGTGATGCTTGTTTCGGCTCAGAGGAGCCCGGATTTGGCGGCGGCGGTTACAACAGGTTCCAACACGGTGGTTTGGGTGATGATTTTGATTCCTCCCCTGGTGGTTTTGGCTCGCCGGATTACGTTACTAGACAGCAAGaggagatgatgaggatgaagatggcTCAGAGGCAGCGAATGGCCGCTGCTCAGTACTTGGCGGCTTCTGGTTCTCCAATGTCGTATGAAAAAGGTCTCAGTTTGCTCTTGCATCAGCGTAATGCGCACAG ATCAGGAGCAGGACAATTTGGGGAAGAGGGTTACTGGTATGGTAGTCCAGGCCGGCATGAAAGGGATGAGTTTATGGGAATGGGAGATAAATCTAACTCTGCATCTAAACAGATTTACTTGACATTTCCAGCTGACAGCTCCTTCACTGATGAAGATGTCTCCAATTATTTTGG caATTTTGGACCAGTGCAAGATGTTAGGATCCCCTACCAGCAGAAACGAATGTTTGGGTTTGTCACTTTTGTCCACTCTGAAACTGTGAGAATCATATTGGCCAGAGGAAATCCTCATTTCATCTGTGACTCACGTGTGCTTGTTAAACCATACAAGGAGAAGGGAAGAATCCTTGAAAA CAGAAGGCAGCAGCAACAAATGCTGCAGCAGATGGAGAGAGGAAACTATTCTCCTGGTTCAAGTCCATCTGGAATGGATTCCAGGGATCTCTTTGATTGTCACCTCG CACCAAGGATGTTTTCTAACACACAGGAGATGATGAGGAGAAAAGCTGAGCAGGCAGCTGACCTGCAACAAGCAATAGAATACCAGAGGAAAAGATTTCTGAATCTGCAGTTGCCCGACATGGACAGTGAATCGTTTCTCCATCACCAGCGTGGTCTTGTTATTGGCTCACCCGTTCATTTTGCCCCTCGTGGCAATCAAAGCTTGCTATTTCGATCAGAAAACACCAGTGATGATGTCATCGAAG GACATTTTCAGTCTGAAGCAAATCGAGCGTTTCTGAGTAATACTGATCATAACATCAGCCAAGAACGTGGTTACAATAACCATCTCAACAACGG GCAAGAGACAAGTCTGGAGAACGCTCTGCCTGATAGCTTCTTTGCTTCCCCATCGAAGACCAGTGAAAGCCATGACCCCGAGTTTGAGAAAGAGAATTGTGCTACTCTCTCTGTTACTACAGAAAATAAGGCAGCCTCGTCACTTCAATCAGCCTAG